A stretch of the Streptomyces sp. NBC_00078 genome encodes the following:
- a CDS encoding non-ribosomal peptide synthetase translates to MSPLLPARIVDQAARTPAAVAVVDGDRSLTYGELVAAADRVADTLRARGLGPEDRVGVLMPRGLDLVVALLGVWRAAAAYVPLDPAHPAERTRWIVADAGVRAVLTDDAHAGVLPADAVPTLLVGAGDELTAAARPSDVARPAPDPANAAYVLYTSGSTGHPKGVVITHEGIAGYVDWRVRTHGLGPGDRVLQRTPVGFDAAGWEIFAPQACGATLVIAPPGAERDPAEIVRAVLDAEVNVLQVVPSILRLLADEPGWSRCHSLRVLTSGGESLHAEYLAAVPATAQVYNTYGPTECTIDVAAHPCDRNVSSGPAPIGRPVTGVRLLVLDPGGEPCPVGVPGELYVGGVAQARGYEGRPDLTAQRFVPDPHGPAGGRLYRTGDRVRWREDGNLEYLGRLDQQVKVGGVRIEPGEVETAIAAHPQVTAAVVGTAAGSDGAARLTAYVVGDVAPAALRSFLRERLPAPMIPSVLTSVDSFPLLSNGKIDRSALSSMESVLASRPAYLAPRTDAELAVAEVWQELLGVEKVGADDDFFQLGGYSLLLTRLAGRLTRATGRDVGLQDLYTHTTVADQALLVAPRADGSGREEPPPIVRVARDGRLPLSFGQRRMWFLDQLRPGSGEYTVPLFVRLHGRADPGQVRAALGRLAERHEILRTRYAQEDGEPLQIIDPSTPVELRTSESSNPVGEVSAEIARGFDLAAGPVWRALLVRSADGRGNDLLLLTLHHIACDGWSAVILERDFHALLAGDEPAPPPVQYADYAHWQRQWHTDARTDRGVAAWRDTLADLEPLVLPADRPRPPVRDEAGALVTFDVPAETAEELVRIGRRCGATPFAVLLTGLTALLARRTGQWDVAVGTPTAGRLHPETQGTVGFFLNSLIVRPRLRPEEDFERSVRRVDEARRFALAHQDVPFDRLVDAYAGERDLSRTPLYQVAFDLHDQELTGGMSGSDDLAAMREAWRVAKTDLTVFARRRPEGSYAFGFEYATALFDRDTVEALAGQFRLLLERLAARPELPLREVDLLSQAEHTRFDAWNRTEAAFGPETALALFERQAAKTPDAPAVTYSGTAMSYRELDVKANQFAGLLKDLGVCRGDAVGVLVGRGLDLHAVLLGVWKAGAAYVPVDPLFPAQRIGHMLADARARVLVSESCYRTLLPEAFDGELVMVDLHRERVENRPGDPVGPPVTPQDTAYVIYTSGSTGRPKGVRVAHRGLANHLQWAVRDLASQGTTGAPVFSSTAFDLVVPNLYAPLLAGQPVHMAPRDLPVAELGRVLAETGPFSFIKLTPGHLELLAHQLGDAAAASLASVIVVAGEALPARQAEHWRRLLGDGRLINEYGPTEGSVGSTIHPVAGEPEQRIVPLGRALPGVTVHVLDEALNRVPAGSPGELCVGGAGVADGYTGDPARTAARFVPDPYGAPGERLYRTGDLAKFGPTGEVMFLGRMDGQLKVRGYRVETGEIEAVLREHPGVRDAVVIAAATGSGTPQDPEPGDVRLHAYYVPVGAEVPNSELTAHVVRRLPDYMVPAAYAAVELIPLNRNGKVDRSALPRIRVDDTALAHGDTPTGPAQIRVATIFSALLGADPGAHTNFFAAGGNSLAAVRLIARIQDEFDVDLPVRTVFAGPTVAELAQAVEDAILAEIDNMSDAQLAAAHQEQLEQQ, encoded by the coding sequence TTGAGCCCGCTGCTGCCTGCCCGGATCGTAGATCAGGCGGCCCGCACCCCGGCAGCGGTCGCCGTCGTCGACGGCGACCGGTCGCTCACCTACGGCGAGCTCGTCGCCGCGGCGGACCGGGTGGCCGACACGCTGCGCGCCCGCGGCCTCGGCCCGGAGGACCGGGTCGGCGTACTGATGCCGCGTGGTCTGGATCTCGTCGTCGCGCTCCTCGGCGTGTGGCGGGCAGCGGCGGCCTACGTTCCGCTCGACCCGGCCCATCCCGCTGAGCGGACCAGGTGGATCGTCGCCGACGCCGGTGTGCGCGCCGTCCTGACCGACGACGCGCACGCCGGCGTCCTGCCGGCCGACGCGGTGCCCACCCTGCTGGTCGGCGCGGGCGACGAACTGACGGCCGCGGCGCGGCCGTCGGACGTCGCCCGTCCGGCGCCGGATCCCGCGAACGCCGCCTACGTGCTGTACACGTCCGGGTCGACCGGGCACCCCAAGGGCGTCGTCATCACGCACGAGGGGATCGCCGGCTACGTCGACTGGCGGGTCAGGACCCACGGCCTCGGCCCCGGCGACCGGGTGCTGCAACGCACACCGGTGGGGTTCGACGCGGCCGGCTGGGAGATCTTCGCCCCGCAGGCCTGCGGCGCCACCCTGGTGATCGCCCCGCCGGGAGCCGAACGCGACCCGGCCGAGATCGTCAGGGCGGTCCTCGACGCCGAGGTGAACGTGCTGCAGGTCGTGCCCTCGATTCTTCGGCTGCTCGCCGACGAACCCGGGTGGTCGCGCTGCCACAGCCTCAGGGTCCTGACATCCGGCGGCGAATCGCTGCACGCCGAGTACCTGGCCGCCGTGCCCGCCACGGCGCAGGTGTACAACACCTACGGGCCGACCGAGTGCACCATCGACGTCGCCGCACACCCATGCGACCGGAACGTGTCGTCCGGGCCCGCTCCCATCGGACGGCCGGTGACCGGCGTACGACTGCTGGTTCTCGACCCGGGTGGCGAGCCGTGCCCGGTCGGCGTGCCCGGCGAGCTGTACGTGGGAGGCGTGGCGCAGGCCCGCGGCTATGAGGGCCGCCCGGACCTGACCGCGCAGCGTTTCGTCCCCGATCCCCACGGACCGGCCGGCGGCCGGCTCTACCGCACCGGCGACCGCGTCCGGTGGCGCGAGGACGGCAACCTGGAATACCTGGGCCGCCTCGACCAGCAGGTGAAGGTCGGCGGCGTCCGCATCGAGCCGGGCGAGGTCGAGACGGCGATCGCCGCGCATCCTCAGGTCACGGCCGCGGTCGTCGGCACGGCGGCCGGATCCGACGGAGCGGCCCGGCTGACGGCGTACGTCGTCGGCGACGTCGCTCCGGCGGCCCTGCGCTCGTTCCTGCGCGAGCGCCTGCCCGCGCCGATGATCCCCTCGGTGCTGACCTCGGTCGACAGCTTCCCGCTGCTGTCCAACGGGAAGATCGACAGATCGGCGCTGTCGAGCATGGAGTCGGTGCTCGCCTCGCGCCCGGCCTACCTCGCGCCCCGCACCGACGCCGAACTCGCCGTCGCCGAGGTCTGGCAGGAACTGCTCGGCGTGGAGAAGGTCGGAGCCGACGACGACTTCTTCCAGCTGGGCGGCTACTCGCTGCTGCTCACCCGGCTCGCGGGGCGGCTGACCCGGGCGACGGGAAGGGACGTCGGTCTCCAGGATCTCTACACCCACACGACCGTCGCGGACCAGGCGCTGCTGGTGGCACCGCGGGCCGACGGCTCCGGTCGTGAGGAGCCGCCGCCGATCGTCCGCGTGGCCCGGGACGGCCGGCTCCCGTTGTCCTTCGGACAGCGGCGCATGTGGTTCCTGGACCAACTGCGCCCGGGCAGCGGCGAATACACCGTTCCGCTGTTCGTGCGCCTCCATGGGAGGGCCGACCCGGGGCAGGTCCGAGCGGCGCTCGGCCGGCTCGCCGAGCGCCACGAGATCCTGCGCACCCGGTATGCGCAGGAGGACGGCGAGCCGCTGCAGATCATCGATCCGTCCACCCCGGTCGAACTGCGCACCAGCGAGAGCTCGAACCCGGTCGGTGAGGTGAGCGCCGAGATCGCCCGCGGCTTCGACCTGGCCGCCGGCCCGGTCTGGCGGGCGCTGCTGGTGCGCTCCGCGGACGGCCGCGGGAACGACCTGCTGTTGCTGACCCTGCACCACATCGCCTGCGACGGCTGGTCGGCGGTCATCCTGGAACGGGACTTCCACGCGCTTCTCGCCGGAGACGAGCCGGCACCGCCACCTGTTCAGTACGCCGACTACGCGCACTGGCAGCGGCAATGGCACACCGACGCCCGCACCGACCGCGGTGTCGCCGCCTGGCGGGACACACTGGCGGACCTCGAACCGCTCGTACTGCCCGCGGACCGCCCGCGCCCGCCTGTCCGCGACGAGGCCGGCGCCCTGGTCACCTTCGACGTGCCCGCCGAGACCGCCGAGGAACTCGTACGGATCGGCCGCCGGTGCGGTGCCACGCCGTTCGCCGTGCTGCTGACCGGGCTCACCGCGTTGCTGGCACGCCGGACCGGACAGTGGGACGTGGCCGTCGGCACGCCGACCGCGGGCAGGCTGCACCCGGAGACGCAGGGGACCGTCGGCTTCTTCCTCAACTCCCTGATCGTGCGTCCCCGGCTGCGTCCCGAGGAGGACTTCGAGCGGTCGGTGCGGCGAGTGGACGAGGCCCGGCGCTTCGCCCTGGCGCACCAGGACGTGCCGTTCGACCGCCTCGTCGACGCCTACGCCGGCGAGCGGGACCTGTCCAGGACCCCGCTGTACCAGGTCGCGTTCGACCTGCACGACCAGGAACTCACCGGCGGCATGTCCGGCTCGGACGACCTGGCGGCGATGCGCGAGGCGTGGCGGGTGGCGAAGACGGATCTGACCGTCTTCGCACGCCGCAGACCCGAAGGTTCGTACGCCTTCGGCTTCGAATACGCCACCGCGCTGTTCGACCGCGACACGGTCGAGGCGCTGGCCGGCCAGTTCCGTCTGCTGCTCGAACGCCTCGCGGCCCGCCCCGAACTGCCGTTGCGCGAAGTCGATCTGCTGTCCCAGGCCGAGCACACGCGATTCGACGCGTGGAATCGTACGGAAGCCGCGTTCGGCCCCGAGACGGCGCTCGCGCTCTTCGAGCGGCAGGCGGCGAAGACCCCGGACGCGCCGGCGGTGACGTACTCGGGCACGGCGATGAGCTATCGCGAGCTGGACGTGAAGGCGAACCAGTTCGCCGGACTGCTGAAGGACCTCGGTGTGTGCCGCGGCGACGCGGTGGGCGTCCTGGTCGGACGCGGGCTCGACCTGCACGCCGTACTGCTCGGCGTGTGGAAAGCGGGCGCCGCCTACGTGCCGGTCGACCCGCTCTTCCCGGCGCAACGCATCGGGCACATGCTCGCCGACGCGCGAGCGAGGGTGCTGGTCAGCGAATCGTGCTACCGCACCCTGCTGCCCGAGGCCTTCGACGGCGAACTGGTCATGGTGGATCTGCACCGCGAACGCGTCGAGAACCGGCCGGGAGATCCGGTCGGCCCGCCCGTCACACCGCAGGACACCGCCTACGTCATCTACACCTCCGGTTCCACCGGCAGGCCCAAGGGCGTGCGGGTGGCGCACCGGGGGCTGGCGAACCATCTGCAGTGGGCCGTCCGCGATCTCGCCTCGCAGGGGACGACCGGGGCGCCGGTGTTCTCGTCGACCGCGTTCGACCTGGTGGTGCCCAACCTGTACGCGCCGCTGCTCGCCGGGCAGCCGGTGCACATGGCCCCGCGTGACCTTCCGGTTGCCGAACTCGGCCGAGTGCTGGCCGAGACGGGTCCGTTCAGCTTCATCAAGCTCACCCCGGGCCACCTCGAACTCCTCGCCCACCAGCTCGGCGACGCCGCCGCGGCCAGTCTCGCCTCGGTGATCGTCGTCGCCGGCGAGGCGCTGCCGGCGCGCCAGGCCGAGCACTGGCGCCGGCTGCTCGGCGACGGAAGGCTGATCAACGAATACGGCCCCACCGAGGGATCGGTCGGCTCGACGATCCATCCGGTGGCCGGCGAGCCCGAACAGCGGATCGTGCCGTTGGGCAGAGCGCTTCCGGGCGTCACCGTGCACGTGCTCGACGAGGCGTTGAACCGCGTACCGGCCGGGTCGCCGGGCGAACTGTGCGTCGGCGGTGCCGGCGTCGCCGACGGGTATACGGGCGATCCGGCCAGGACGGCGGCGCGGTTCGTGCCCGACCCCTACGGTGCACCGGGCGAGCGCCTCTACCGCACCGGGGACCTGGCCAAGTTCGGGCCCACCGGCGAGGTGATGTTCCTCGGCCGGATGGACGGCCAGCTCAAAGTACGCGGCTACCGGGTGGAGACCGGCGAGATCGAGGCGGTGCTGCGTGAGCACCCAGGCGTCCGAGACGCCGTGGTGATCGCGGCGGCCACCGGATCCGGCACACCCCAGGACCCCGAACCGGGCGATGTCCGGCTGCACGCCTACTACGTGCCGGTGGGCGCGGAAGTCCCGAACTCCGAACTCACCGCCCACGTCGTACGGCGGCTGCCCGACTACATGGTTCCGGCGGCGTACGCGGCGGTCGAGCTGATTCCGCTCAACCGCAACGGAAAGGTCGACCGGTCGGCGCTGCCGCGGATCCGGGTCGACGACACCGCTCTCGCGCACGGCGACACTCCCACCGGTCCCGCGCAGATCCGCGTCGCGACGATCTTCTCGGCGCTGCTCGGCGCCGACCCCGGAGCGCATACGAACTTCTTCGCCGCCGGCGGGAATTCGCTTGCCGCGGTGCGGCTGATCGCCCGCATCCAGGACGAGTTCGACGTCGACCTTCCGGTGCGCACCGTCTTCGCCGGGCCGACCGTCGCCGAACTCGCCCAGGCGGTGGAGGACGCGATCCTGGCCGAGATCGACAACATGTCCGACGCACAGCTCGCGGCGGCCCATCAGGAACAACTGGAACAGCAGTGA
- a CDS encoding MbtH family NRPS accessory protein: MTEQTEQAAPTHLVVRNDEDQHSIWWLGRELPAGWHAEGFEGTEDACLAHIAEVWTDMRPASLRRRMGQLS; encoded by the coding sequence GTGACAGAGCAGACAGAACAGGCGGCACCGACCCATCTGGTGGTGCGCAACGACGAGGACCAGCACTCCATCTGGTGGCTCGGACGTGAGCTTCCGGCCGGATGGCATGCGGAAGGCTTCGAGGGCACCGAGGACGCGTGCCTGGCGCACATCGCCGAAGTGTGGACGGACATGCGGCCGGCCAGCCTTCGCCGACGCATGGGGCAGCTCAGTTGA